The genomic segment AAAGGCAAAGGTCCCGCCCCTAAAAGACCCCCACGAGGCAAAAAAGTCGCCCCAAAACCCTCTGGTACTAAAAACGGGAACGGCAATGGCAACGGCGGCAGCCTGAACCTCACCGAATTAAAACTCAAGTCCATGCAGGACCTCACTGAATTGTCCATGGAATTCGGTGTTGAAAACCCAAGCACCATGCGGAAACAGGAGCTGATTTTCTCCCTGTTGCAGGAATGTGCATCCCAGGACGGACAAATCTTCGGCGAAGGTGTTCTGGAAATTCTGCCCGATGGATTCGGGTTCCTCCGCTCCCCCATGTACAGTTATATGGCCGGACCGGATGATATTTATGTCTCGCCATCCCAAATTCGTCGCTTCGGACTTCGCAAGGGGGATGTGGTTTCCGGCCAGATTCGCCCACCCAAGGAAGGAGAACGATATTTCGCTCTACTCCGCGTCTCTGAAATCGGTTTTGAAGATCCGAAACACTCAAAAAATCTCGTCCTTTTCGACAATCTGACCCCCCTCTACCCCGAAGAACAGTTCAAACTGGAAAATGGGGACAAGAATTACTCCTCCCGCATCATCGACTTATTGGCTCCCATCGGCAAGGGACAACGTGGCGTTATCGTGGCCCCACCCCGAACCGGCAAGACCATCATGCTCCAGACCATCGCCAACTCCATCAATGCCAACCACCCTGAGGTGGACCTCATTGTCCTGCTCATTGACGAGCGACCTGAGGAAGTGACGGACATGCAGCGCACGGTCAAGGCAGAAGTCGTCAGCTCCACCTTTGATGAACCTCCGCAGCGCCACGTTCAGGTTGCGGACATGGTCATCGAAAAGGCCAAACGGCTGGTGGAACGGAAACGGGATGTGGTCATCCTGCTGGATTCCATCACCCGACTCGGTCGTGCGTACAACGCCGTCACCCCGTCGAGTGGTCGCGTGTTGTCCGGTGGTATTGACGCCAACGCACTCCAACGCCCCAAACGGTTCTTCGGCGCAGCCCGAAATATCGAAGAAGGCGGATCATTGACCATCATCTCCACCGCACTCATCGACACCGGCTCCCGCATGGACGAAGTCATCTTCGAAGAATTCAAGGGCACCGGCAACATGGAACTCTATCTGGACCGTCATCTGTCCGACAAACGTGTGTACCCTGCCATTGATATCAATCGCTCCGGCACCCGCAAGGAAGAATTGTTGTTGGAACCGGATGTACTCAACCGTGTCTGGATCCTCAGAAAGTTGCTCTCGCCCATGAATTCCATCGATTCCATGGAATTCTTGCGTGGCAAGATGAAAAACACGAAAACCAATCGAGATTTCCTGGATTCCATGGCCAGATAATTCTCTTTTACAGGTCTCTCATTGGCGCGATCACCTGTGGTCGCGCCTTTTTTTCGGCAACCGGGTGCACATGGTTGCCTTGCCCGTTCAAATGATTCATTGTGAAACATGCACGACATGGAAGGACTATGACACACCGGATTTGCACACTACTGCCCGCATTCTTTGCGGCCCTCCTTTTGACCTTTACCCCCATGGTCAATGCACAGGCCAACCCCTTACTGGGCGAAAAGTTGACACTCCGCGATGAGAATAAACTTGGTCGGGAGTTCGATCAGGTCATCCGAAGCCAAATGGGCATGGTGGGTGATACGTATATTACTGATTTCGTCACCGATGTTGTCAATCGCATCGTGGACGGTAAACGCCCCATGCCCTACACGGTCAAAAGCGCGGTCATCGCCAACCCGATCATGAACGCTTTCGCCATTCCCGGCGGATTCATCTACATTTTTACCGGCCTTATTCAAGAAGTCACCACGGAAGCACAGTTGGCCGGCGTTATTTCTCACGAATTGGCACACGTTTCCCAACGCCATGTGGTTCACCGTATCGAAAAACAGAAAAAAATCGGCCTGCTTTCAACCGTTGGTGTCTTGACCGGATTGCTCCTTGGCATCGCGTCCGGAAGCGGCGATGCAGGAAAAATTGGCACTGCCATTGCCATGGGCAGCTCTGGTGCAGCGACCCAAGCCATGCTCAATTATTCTCGCGAGGATGAAAACGAAGCGGACCACGTGGGTCTCAACGCACTGGTCAAGGCGGGATACAATCCTCAGGGTATGCCCCAGATGTTCGAAATCATGCAAAAAAATAAATGGTTTGATTCCGGTTCGCACATGCCGGCATATCTTTCCACTCACCCAGGCACCGATGACCGTATTACCTATCTCAATGATCGAATTGCCCGAATGCCCAAAGAATTTTCTCAACGCACGGATGACAACACTCGATTGCACCGGGTACAGGTGCTCGTTCGTGGGCACATGTCCCCCCCTAAAAGTGCGTTGGCATATTGGAATGATAAAATGGCCACCGGCCTGACGCCCATGGAACATGCTGGTCGAGGCATTACTCTTTCCCGACTCAAAAAAATGGATGAGGCCCAAAAGGCCTTTGAAACCGCACTCGCGCAAGACAGCAACGATCCATTAATCTCCCGCGAGGCAGGCATATTCTATTTCAAGACAGGCCAGGCGGACAAGGCGTTCCCCTTGCTGCAAAAGGCCACCATCCAAAACTCCAGGGATGCCATCGGTCTGTTTTATCTTGCCCGGTTGCAAAGTGAAGCCAAACAATACCGGCAGGCGATCGCCAACATGCAAAAAGTCGAAAAACTGGTCCCGGAAGACTGGGAAGTCCATCATCATCTGGGGATGATACTTGGCGAATCCGGCGACACCTTTGGCGGCAATGTCCACCTTGCCTATGGCGGTCTTTACTCCATGAACATGCGCAAGGCAAAATTGCACGCCCAAAAGGCCACGGCACTGGCACAGACCGATGCCCAAAAAGAAACGGTCAAACAACTCGAAGAACGTATCAAGGAAAGAGCCGAACTCACAAAATAGGCCAACCTTGTGAACCGCGCCTTTTTGGCGTAGGTTGCTTTTTTTTTCAAACAGGGACACAGACTATCATGATCGTCGCAAGGACTATAGCGGAACTTCAGGACGTGGTCGGTGCGTCATGCGTGACCATCGGCAACTTTGACGGCGTCCACAAAGGACATCAGAAACTCATTGAACTGGCGTGCTCACGTGCCAAATCACAGGACCTCACCAGTGTGGTTGTCACCTTTGAGCCACACCCGCTCCGAGTTCTCCGCAATGACAAGACACCGCCGTTCATTACCCTGACCGACCAAAAAATCGATCTCATTTCCCAATACGGTCCCCAGGCCTGTCTCCTGTTGAATTTCACCATGGATATGGCCAGGCTCTCGCCCGAGGAATTCGTCAAGAAATACCTCGTGGACGGTTTGGGGATGAAAGAAATGATCATAGGGTACGACTATCATTTGGGAAAAGCTCGGGTCGGAGACTTTGAGACACTGACCCAACTCGGTGAAAAACATGGCTTTTCCGTCGATCGTCTGGACCCTGTTTCCATTGACAACGCCATTGTCAGCTCCACCCGTATCCGCGATCTCGTCCAGGCCGGAAAGGTCTGGGCTGTCCGTTCGCTGCTCGGTCGATTCTATCAAGTCAAAGGCGAAGTCGTTCATGGTATGAATCGGGGCGGCAAACTGCTCGGATTTCCCACGGCCAACCTCAAACTGGTGGATGAACTCTTTCCCAAACCCGGCGTCTATGCCGTCTGGGTCGAGGTGGATAATGTCATTCACAAGGGTGTAGCCAACATCGGCAAGAACCCGACGTTCGGTAACGATGCCCTGTCCGTGGAACCGCATATTCTCGATTTTACCGGCGATATTTATGGCGAAGATATTCAGGTCCACTTTGTCCAACGCATCCGCGATGAGAAGAAATTCAACGGACTCGACGAACTCAAGGACCGCATTGCCAAGGATATCGAGCTGGGACGCCAATTATTGTCTCAACCCGAAGCATCCATCAAACTGACGCACCCCGACGTGGGCCGCTCTGACGGATAGCCCGATGCCCCTGCAAGTCATTTCCAAGCTCATCAATTACTGGGGGGACTTCGTCAAGTCCTACCGCATGGTCACCTCATTCCGGTGGTTGACCATCGGCGTTCTGGTCGGCGTCATGTCCGGTCTGGTCGCGGTCGGTTTTTTCTGGCTCGTCGAACTCGGCAAATTCATCATCCAGAACAATCTGGCTGGTATTGCTGCCGTGGAACCAGCTGGTGAAGGGATTTTTCACGGTCCCACCGGCGAATTCCGCCCATGGATCATCCCTGTCTTCACCACTGGTACTGCCCTGCTCACTGGCTGGCTGGTCCAACGATTCATCCCGGAAACCATGAACGGCGGAACAGACGGAACCGATGCCACCATCAACGCATTTCACAATAATGGCGGCATCATCAAGGCACGAGTCGCTATCATCAAAGGACTCTGCTCTGTCCTGACCATCGCCTCCGGTGGTTCTGCTGGTCGAGAAGGACCGATCACCCAAATGGGAGCCGGCGTTGGCGCATGGCTTGCCAAGATCTTCAATTTTTCAGCCAAGGAACGCCGTCTGCTCCTGCTGTCCGGCGCGGCTGGCGGACTGGGAGCGATTTTCCGCGCTCCGTTGGGTGGCGCGCTCACAGCCGTGGAAGTCATCTACCGCGAGGACTTCGAGGCCGAAGCCATTCTGCCCGCAGTCATGAGTTCCGTAGTGTCCTATTCCATATTCACCTTTTTCTTTGGCACCGAACCGATCTTTGGCATCCCCCGATTTTCGTTCCATGACCCCCGTGAATTGATTTTCTATGCCCTGCTCGCCTTTGTCTGCGCTGCTGTTGGCTGGATGTATATCAAGACATTCTACGTCATCAAATATCACATTTTTTTCCCGCTTCGCGAAAAAATAGGCATCATCTGGTCCATGGGACTTGGTGGACTCGCCATGGGCATTCTGGGTATTGCGTATCCCTACACCGCGACCGACGGTCTGGTCACGGGCGGCATCCTGTCCGGTGGATATGGCTGGCTCGAACTGGCTATTCTCGGTCAGATTCCCGCACTCGGCATGTGTTATATCATCATCGGCAAAACCGTTGCCACATCCATCACCATCGGTTCCGGCATGTCTGGCGGCATGTTTGCTCCAGCCCTGTTCGTGGGCGGCATGTCCGGTGGATTGGTCGGCAAAGCCGGTCATCATTTCTTCCCGGATATCGTCACCCAACCCGGCGCATATATCCTTGTGGGTATGGCCGCATTTTTCGCTGGCGTTGCCAACGCTCCCATCGGCCCGCTCATCATGGTCACCGAACTGACCCAGGGCTATGGCCTGCTCGCGCCGCTCATGCTCGCTTCAGCCATGTGCATTGTCCTTGGCCGCAACTATTCGTTGTATGAACATCAGGTGGAAAACAAATTCGACTCTCCGGCCCATACCGAAGACGCGACCATCAACGTGTTGGAACAGATGCACGTCTCCGATTTCTATGATCCGGACGATGTGATCGTGTTGGAAGAAGGGACCACACTCAAGGCCCTGACTGACATTCTCGCCAACTCGGACCAACTGTACTTCCCGGTACGACGGGCGGAAAACGGCGAATATTGCGGCATGATTTCGATCCACAATGTCCGCAACTGGATGTTCGAGGAAGAGCTGCACGATCTGGTGGTGGTCCGAGACCTCATGTCCCGCCCGGTCTATGTCCGCCCGGACTACGATCTGTATCAGGCCCTACTCAGATTCGTGAACACGGACTACGGACAGATTCCAGTCGTCTCCAAAACAGACACCAATGAAATTGTTGGTCTCATCAACCGGGACAACGTGTTCAAGGCCTATGCCGAAGCTATAGCTGACGTCAAACGAGATGCGGAAAACGATTAGTCCGACGTTGAATACAGCACAAAATGCAGCGTGATTGACGCTCCCATATTTGGCGGTGACTCCACACAGAGTTCGCCGCCAAATTCTTCGTGCATGAGCCGTTTGACTCGTGTCAGCCCAAGGCCCACCCCTGACGCCTTGGTCGTGAAAAATGGATCGGTCACAAAAGTCAGATGCTCTTCCGAAATTCCCGGCCCGGCATCGGTTATCCGTAAACCATACCGACTTTCCGGTGCGTAAAACTGCTCGGAGGCCGTCATGGAATTCGCGCAGACACCCAGCCCACCCACAATCTTCACCGTCACTGCCTCGTCTTCACAAAATTCAATCGCATTGCGAAGCACTTCCGTGATCGCCACCACGGCCAGTTCCGCATCGACCTCCAATTCACCATCGGCCACCATAACCGAGCAATCCAACCGTTTCCCCAAAACGTCCGCAATATCGCGCGCCACGTTCACAGCGTTGTCAACCAGCGTCCCCACAGCCACAATCTGCCGTTCTCCAACGGTCAAAGACACATATTCACTGATAACACCGACAAGATGTTCCAAGCGCAAACTGTTTTCGCGAACAGCCTGGGCATAGTCACACAAGGGGCTGTTTGGCGACACCTTCTTAAGCAACAGTCGCGACATACCGCCCAACGTCATGATGGGATTACGAATCTGATGGGCCATGGCATTGGCAAAATTATGCAATCCTTGAACACGATCCGCCTGCGCCTGAACCACTTGGGCGGTCCGCCGATTGACCCGCTGTTCAAGGATATCATTCTGTTGCAGCAAAACCTGACGTGCCTGAATGAGTTGCAGATGCGCCCTGACACGGGCAGCCACCACCGGAGGACTGATCGGTTTGGTGGTATAATCGACCGCCCCTAACTCAAGCCCCTTGGCTTCTTTCTCGGGATCATCCAATGCCGTGACAAAGATGATCGGAATATCCCGGGTCCCCGGGTCGGCTTTCAAACGACGACAGACTTCATATCCATCCATCCCCGGCATCATCACATCCAAAAGGATGAGATCAGGGGGAGTAACGCCCCTGGCCCGTTCCAACGCCGTTGGTCCATCCGTCGCCACCATGAGATCATAGGTCGATTGCAGGACTTCGACCATGACATCAATATTTTCCGGCAGATCATCGACAATCAATATTTTTTCGCGAGGAGCCATGCCGGACAGCGTATCACGCCCTTGCCAAAGGTGAAAGCAATTCAAAAACAGAAGCCCATCACACCAAATACGACGCAATCCACGCCAAAAGACTTGCCTTTGCCGCTGGGGGTCTTATCTTTCGACTTATCATGCAGACCTGGACCGTTTCCGCCGGGCGACTCACAATTCGCCAGGGCGACATCACACCACTCGCCGTCGATGCGCTTGTCAATGCGGCCAACTCCCAATTGGCTGGTGGAGGCGGTGTGGATGGTGCCATTCACGAAGCCGCTGGTACATCCGCTCTTCAAGCAGCCTGCCAGGACATCATCGCCACTATCGGGCACCTGCCTCCCGGAGAAGCCGTCATAACCCCCGGATTCGATCTACCTGCTCAACACATAATACACACCGTCGGTCCCATCTGGCACGGCGGACATAATAACGAACCCGCGACGCTCGGCAACGCCTACCGGCACTGCCTGAAGCTCGCACACGCACACGATCTCGGAACCATCGCGTTCCCGGCCATTTCCTGCGGCGTCTATGGCTACCCAGTCAAAGACGCCGCACGCATTGCGCTGACCACGCTCAAACACGGGCTGGAAACACACATGGTCACGGAAGCAATCATGGTCCTCCATGGACGCTCCGCGTATGAAACATGGATCGCAATCGCCCAAGACGTGGTGTAACGCCTGATACAGGCAAGGAGTAAACAAGTGGAACTCAGAGGAACAACCATCGTTGCAGTCAAGGACGACAAAGGCACGGCTGTCGCCGGTGACGGACAAGTCACCCTGGGCAAGTCCATTGCCATGAAACACACGGCCCGCAAGGTACGACGCATCTTCAAAGACAAGGTGACTGTCGGCTTTGCCGGAGCCACTGCGGACGCATTCACGCTGTCCGAACGCTTTGAAACCAAATTGGAAACCTACTCCGGCAACCTGCTCAGAGCCGCCGTGGAACTGGCCAAGGACTGGCGCACCGACAAATACCTGCGTAAGCTCGAAGCCATGTTGCTGGCCGCCGACGGTGAACACATCCTGATCATCTCCGGCACCGGGGATGTCATCGAGCCGGACGACGGTGTCGCCGCCATCGGTTCCGGTGGACCATATGCCCTGTCCGCAGCCCGCGCTCTTCAACAAAACACGGATCTGCCTGCCAGCGACATCGCCCGCAAGGCCATAGAAATCGCATCCGACATATGCGTGTACACCAACAATCACATCACATTGGAAGCACAGGACAAGTAAATGAGCAACCTCACCCCCAGAGAAATCGTCTCGGAACTCGATAGATATATCATCGGCCAGAATGACGCCAAGAGAATGGTTGCCATCGCCATGCGCAACCGCTGGCGCAGGCAGCAGATCGACCCGGAACTCCGGGATGAAATCGCGCCCAAGAACATCATTCTCATGGGACCAACCGGCGTCGGCAAGACCGAAATTGCCCGCCGCCTTGCCCGGTTGACCAACTGCCCGTTTTTCAAGGTCGAAGCGACCAAATTCACCGAAGTAGGCTATGTGGGCCGCGATGTTGAATCCATGATCCGCGACCTCATGGAAATTGGTATCTCCATGGTCCGCAAGGAAGAAACCGCCAAGGTCCGCATCAAAGCGGAAAAGAACGCGGAAGAACGCCTTCTGGACCTATTGTTGCCCGGCAAGAAACCGCAAAAACAGGAACCCATGGGCTTTTTCGCAGCCAATCAGGACGGTGCGGTCGAACCGGTTGAAACCCCAAAAAAGGACGACGGCACGCGCGAAAAATTCCGGACCATGTTCCGTCAGGGGCAACTCGACGAACGCGAAGTGGAAATGGAAGTCACGATCCAGTCCGGTGCCCAGGTGGAAATCATGGCGATTCCCGGCATGGAAGACATGGGGTCCAATCTGCAAAACGCCTTTTCAAACATGTTCCCCGGCAAGCGGAAAACCCGCAAGATGAAGATCAAGGATGCGTATCAGGCCCTCATCGACGAAGAAGCGGACAAGCTCATCGACCCGGATGCAGTCAATGAACTCGCTCGTGAACGCGTCGAGCAACAGGGAATTCTCTTTGTTGACGAAATGGATAAAATCGCGACCCGCCACGATCAATCCGGGAGCGGCTCTGCGGATGTCTCCCGCGAAGGCGTGCAGCGGGACCTGCTGCCCATCGTAGAAGGCAGCGTGGTCAACACCAAGTATGGCATGGTCAAAACAGATCACATCCTTTTCATTGCCGCCGGAGCGTTCCATTTCGCCAAACCTTCGGACCTGATCCCCGAACTTCAGGGACGATTCCCCCTGCGCGAAGAACTCTCTTCCCTGCACAAGGAAGAATTCTACCGAATCCTGACAGAGCCGAAAAACGCGCTCACCGTCCAATACAAGGCCCTTCTCAAAACCGAAGGTGTCACCGTGGACTACACCCAGGAAGCCCTGGAAGAAATCTCGGCCATGGCGGAAAAGATCAACGAAGAAACAGAGAATATCGGCGCACGCCGTCTCTACACCATCATGGAAAAGATTCTGGCCACCCTCTCGTTCGAAGCCCCGGACAAATCTGGTCAGAAAGTCGTCATTGACCGCGACTATGTCACGGAACAGCTCGACCATGTGGTGGAAGATCGCGACCTGTCGCGCTACATTCTGTAAAAACTCTCGGACACACCGTCCGATCATGCTCAAAAAAACGGCCTGTGCCGGTGTTATGACAACACCGACACAGGCCGTTTTCATTGACAGCTTCGAAACAGTCTTCCCCTTCCCCGCAAACGCTTTGCCACCCACCAGCCATCTGCTATGGTCAGCCCATCTTGCCACACACGGTCATGTGCACCGCCACATGACACGACCTCGTAAATGCAAACAAGGAGAAGCCTCCATGCCATTCGTCAATATTCGAATCACCAAGGAAGGAGCGACTGCGGCCCAAAAAAAACAGCTCATCAGCGGAGTCACCGACCTGCTGTTCACTGTCTTGGGGAAAAATCCAAAAACCACTTTTGTCATCATTGACGAAGTGGATACCGACAATTGGGGGATCGGTGGCGAAGCGGTGACGGCCCTGCGAAAAGGACAGACAGAACCAAACGCCTGAATGTCCTCGTCTCCCCCGGTTTCTTAAAAAGTACCGGGGGGATAGGCGCCGTTAGCAATCCTGGAGTCGGATGGTCATGCGCACATCTGCGACCATGGCTCTTTCGTGGTTCACGAGAACAGGATTAAATTCCGCTTCCCACACCTCCGGGAGATCCAACGACATTTGCGACATGGCCATGATGATGTGTTCAAGTGCCGCAAAGTTCACGGCCTGTCCGCCTTTCAATCCCTTGAGCAACATGTAGGATTTGATCTCCCGCACGATGTCAAAAGCATCCTGCCGAGAAAGTGGTGCGAGTTTGAATGAAATATCCTTCAAAATCTCGACATAAATACCGCCCAGACCAAACATCAACATCGGCCCGAATTCTTCGTCCCGCTTGAAGCCGATAATCACTTCCTGCACGCCAGCAGGGGCCATTTCCTGAACAAGACACCCCGCAAGATACGCGTCCCGACGCATCCGCTGCGCCCTGGCCGTCATGGTCTTGAAACTCTTCAGGACTTCCTTGGCATTCCACAAATTGATCTCGACCCCGCCCACATCGGATTTATGCGAAATATCCGGCGAGGCGATCTTAAGAACCACGGGGTATCCCATGGCATCGGCTGCGGCCACGGCTTCGTCAGAGGAGCGTGCCAACACGGTTTTCGGGGTCGGCAGTCCATAGGCCTTGAGAACCTGTTGGGCTTCGAATTCGACAATCTCAGCCTGATTCCGTCGGATGTGCGCACGGACCACTTCTCGGGCCTGCTCCACATCCCGCTCAATCTGCACAAATTCGGGCGTTGAACGATTTTTCCAGAGATAATAGTCGTACATAGCCTCAATGGAATGGACGGCAGGCTCAGGGAACGCGTAACAGGGAATTCCGGCATCCATGAGCTTTTTCCGAGCAGAAGCCACCCGGGTCTTTCCCATGAAACACGCAAACACCGGCTTTCCGCATTTCCGGGCCATGTGAATCACGGCATCGGCGGTCTGGTCGATCTCGACCGACGCGGTTGGAGTCAACAAAACCAGAATGGAATGAACCATCGGATCTTCGGAAACCACGTCCAATGTCTGCCGGTATCGTGCGGCATTCGCATCACCGACGATGTCCACCGGATTATAAAAGGCCGCGTAGCTGGGCAAAAACTCCTGAAGGCGCTGAATAGTCTTTTGCGACAATGCGGCCATGCTCAGCGACGAACGATCTGCGGCATCCGCCGTGAGGATTCCCGGACCACCTGAATTGGTCACGACCGCCAGGTTCGGTCCCTTGGGTAACGGCTGGCAGGAAAAGGCCTGCGCCAAGTTGAACAATGACGCCACATCGTTCACCCGAATCACGCCGGATTGCTGAAATGCTGCCGAATAGGACTGGTCGGACCCGGCAATGGCCCCGGTATGGGAAGATGCGGCCTTGGCTCCGGCCGCCGTGGTCCCGGATTTGATCATGATAACCGGCTTGTTCAAACTGGTCGCATACGCGGCCTTGAGAAAGGACTCGCCATGTTCCACGTTCTCGATATAACCGAGAATGACTTTTGTTTCTTCGTCCTTGTTGAGAAAATAAAGCATGTCCGCTTCATCGAGAACCGCTTTGTTTCCCAAGGAAATAAATTTGGAAAATCCGACATTCG from the Pseudodesulfovibrio sp. JC047 genome contains:
- the acs gene encoding acetate--CoA ligase alpha subunit, whose translation is MTSETHLHSFFYPETVAVIGASATPGKVGHTIVTNMIGAGFHGTLLPVNPKGGEIEGLPVTTDIADLPRGLDLAVISVPPHFVVPAIEALGERGAKSAIVITAGFKEAGKDGHVLEQEIRALCEKYDMALLGPNCLGMMNAAHGVNASFGSGHPNPGSIAFFSQSGALCVAILDWALGANVGFSKFISLGNKAVLDEADMLYFLNKDEETKVILGYIENVEHGESFLKAAYATSLNKPVIMIKSGTTAAGAKAASSHTGAIAGSDQSYSAAFQQSGVIRVNDVASLFNLAQAFSCQPLPKGPNLAVVTNSGGPGILTADAADRSSLSMAALSQKTIQRLQEFLPSYAAFYNPVDIVGDANAARYRQTLDVVSEDPMVHSILVLLTPTASVEIDQTADAVIHMARKCGKPVFACFMGKTRVASARKKLMDAGIPCYAFPEPAVHSIEAMYDYYLWKNRSTPEFVQIERDVEQAREVVRAHIRRNQAEIVEFEAQQVLKAYGLPTPKTVLARSSDEAVAAADAMGYPVVLKIASPDISHKSDVGGVEINLWNAKEVLKSFKTMTARAQRMRRDAYLAGCLVQEMAPAGVQEVIIGFKRDEEFGPMLMFGLGGIYVEILKDISFKLAPLSRQDAFDIVREIKSYMLLKGLKGGQAVNFAALEHIIMAMSQMSLDLPEVWEAEFNPVLVNHERAMVADVRMTIRLQDC